Sequence from the Ictalurus furcatus strain D&B chromosome 25, Billie_1.0, whole genome shotgun sequence genome:
CCTCATTCCAGCTCTTGGTGGATTGTACTGTACCTTCCTACTACACTCCTCTTAATCCACACCCCCACCGTCTGCAATCATTTTTTCCAACTAGTGTGTTTTGGGTGACCTGGACAAAAAATCAGATGATGTTGATAATTGTATCTTTTATGTGAAGAATACAGTTTAATCTTGCATAGTAtgactaaggttaaaaaaaataaagctttgatttcagggtgtgtgtttgtgtgtgtgtgtgtgtgtgtgtgtgtgtgtggtaggagAGTCTAGGTCTTTGTGATGATGGTGTTGTCGCAGACGATGCCCACTTCATGTTAAGCGGTGGGGATTCTCTACAAGCGCTACGCCTCTTCGATTACATcactgttactatggaaaccgCTTCTGCGGGTCTGCTGGAGGTCATTCTAGACGGCTCTTTTTCAGATGTCCTGAAACACATCACAGCAACCCACCAAAATCCTATCAAGACGACAGGCAAGAGACAACCCGAAAGTTCTGCGTCTGTTGTTCCATCTAAGAGGTACCACACAGAAGTTGACTCAAACTTTGACCCTGAGGTGATTTTGCCACCTGTGGTGTCCTCAGAGAGAAGCACTATGAGATTTGTAGTTGTTCGTAGAGCTGGAGATGTTGTATTTTGGGATTATTTACAAGAGAATTATCAGAGTGCAGAACTCAGCCCATTATCTATAAGCAAACCAAGTCTGACCACCACGAACAGTTCTTCTGGAAGAGCCACAGACATCATGCACGTTAGCAGAGACATTCCATCTGGGGATGGACAAAGTCATCACTGTAACTCAGGAAGTGGTATTACTTTACAACCAGGCATTACAAAAGACCACCAACCCCTGGGCCTGCAGGTCTGTTGGAGTTCTGACACGGGCAGATGTGTGGACGCTTCACCAGTGCTACTGGTTGGTCCTGAGCGAACGACAGTGTTTATTGGCTCTCACTCGCACAGACTGCAGGCTCTGGACCAGAGCAATGGTGAGGTGGTGTGGGAGCGTGTGCTAGGGGACCGACTGGAATCTTCTGCTGCTGTTTCTAAATGTGGAACCCTGGTGGCATTAGGTTTGTAATTAGAAATTAGTATTGCAAGGTTTTTCCATCTCTTAtgttctacagggtgtcccagaaGCTTCCATACATTGGGGAAATTGATGcgttttagcaaaatgtcttccgaaatttttcatacttggtttatattagattttttttttcagatagcctttaagaacgcctttgacaaaagaagaatatattgaaatcattctcatggctggattggaaagctgtcgcaaggttgtgatggactgtAACAGGAAACAATGCGAGCActtcacacacgacactgtcgccaaacttataaacaaattcaaaaagacaaaTAGGAAGTGATGCggaccaactgagaagtggacgtccacgaacatccactgacgaaggcaaaACCTATGTGGTGCTGGAATACATAGTCCCCtgtatatggagacttttgggacatcaTGTAGTTTAAAATGAGGGCTTAATTTTCTTTTGATGGTTTGCCCCTAATATTCTGTTCGTCAAAAATTAACTTCATAATTCAATTTTATGAAGCTCAATAAATTAGGGTTAAACATGTTTCTATTGAAGAGAATTTTTTTGACCTCATAGTAACCAATTAAATGATGGCGTTTGTCAGTATGAAACATATCACTAATTTCCACTAATTTTGTATTTGTACTCGTACTGCTGTGAATCTGGAggaatgtattttttgtttccATTACCAATAGAGTATGTTGTAAGAGATATTTAACGAACAttgcaaattatatatttagatatagaTGTATGTAGATAGATTtagatacatatataatataattttttatattaaagcaaatataaataataattaaaaatgagtaaatagtgttttaaattttatttaaaaaacaaaaataataataataaaatcaagaGTACATCTATTGTTAAGTATGTATTGTTGTCAGTAGAGCAAACTGGAGGGTTAAGGGAACCGCTACAAGCCGATTAATTTTGGAGACGTTGattattaatttgtttagaCATGCATTCTTTACAGTTGCAgccaaaatgattcaacccccattgcaaaacagactttcagctgtttgcaatgaacaaatcaaacaaaagcgattgaaatagttcaacacaacgaatgcttcaagtggtttccccaaattcaactgaaaatgcaacttataatgatttctccagtttcaaaattattcaaccccttcatggcaagcattttTAGTACTTAGAAGAGCACGagtttgctgttatgacctgctgcaaatgagatgcacagcttctggcagtgttcctgaggaatcttagcccgttcctcatgagcaatggcctccagttcagtaatattcttgggtttacatgctgcaactgccttcttcaaatcccaccggagattttctatggggttcaagtcaggtgactgtgatggatTATTTGTGATGGATTTTCagattgattattttaattgctttcgtttgatttgttcattgcaaacagctgagtctgtaaattttgacaataaacctgatttacacTGGGGGTCAGATAATTTTGATTGTAGCTGACAGATTTCACAGAAATGCTAGTATTAGGTGTGAGTGAATACCTACCATTACTGTTGATAGTCCAATGCCAAACCTCTGTTCTCAGGGTGTTATGATGGGCAGGTGTATTTTCTGAGCGTGGACTCGGGGCAGACGTGCTGGGTGTTTAAGACAGGAGATGCAGTGAAGAGTTCTCCTGCTGTAGACTCTCAGACTGGACTGTTTATCATCGGGTCCCATGATGGATTTGTCTATGCATTAGAACCATTGGTAAAGACTACTCAATCAACCCATTACATTTTAGTAAATATTAGTGTTCTCAAGgcgggcatggtggcttagtggttagcacatttgtctcacacctccagggttgggggttcaaatccagaatttaaaaaacctatttattttctgtatacaatgtttcattttgaTTGCCTGCAGAACTCAATATGCACAGTCAGCAGAGATCTTGTGTGtaaggtatgtgtgtgtttcaggtgaagCGTTGTGTATGGAAATACTATTGTGGAGGTGGTGCGGTGTTTTCTTCCCCGTGTGTCCACTCCTGTCCCAGGCGGCTATATTCGGCCACACTAAGGGGGCAGCTCCATTGCCTCAGTCCAGTAAGTATTGGACCTTCTTTCTATATAGCAGAAAAACAGAGTTGCCTTTCAACCTGTGGATAGTAAGGTTTATTAGCATTGTAACATACCCCTTCATATGTACTATAAACAGATCATGCTGATATAGTTTTATCCTTTAAAAGAGATGACCTGTTAGTTTGAATTACAGATGAAATTATGTCTAATTCCAGCATTGCCCTCTCAGAAATCGGATTCTGATTTTGACTTTTTGAAGtataaatgttatttcatttttttgtgtgtgtttgttttataggACAGTGGTAAAGTCTTGTGGACATATTCCACTGATGTTCCGTTTTTCTCCTCCCCTTCCTGTTCTGACTCCTGCGTCTGCATTGGTTCAGTGAATGGACACATCAGTGCATTAAGCCATGATGGAAATGTGGTAAGAGAAGGTACAGTAGGGGCTGTAGTTAAACAGGTGTGAACAAACATGCAGTAAAGTATAGAAAGATTATGATCTGCATCCATACTTGAGTTTTGATAGAAACTTTAAACAAATCTGGCCAGTGTTTATAGAGATGTCGACAAGTTTTGCATgtgaaataaaacttttttcaaTCATATTCACCTTTCCTTAGTTGTGGGATTTTCTCACCGATGGACCTGTCTTTTCATCGCCATGCCTGGCCTCATTGCCACCTTCAGTCAATCAAAGAACCAGATCTGGAGCATACGACGGTTGCAAAACATTATCTACAGCTTGTCAAGCTGTTTTTTGTGGGTCACATGATTGCTGTGTATACTGCATCAATCCTGCTAATGGATCATTACTGTGGCGCTTCCAAACCACAGGCAAGGTGTATTCCAGTCCGTTTGTTTTTGATGGTAGTCCCTGGGGCATAAGAACCCTGGTAGCTGTAGCTTCAACTGATGGAACACTGTGGGTACTAGATGGAGAACATGGAACACTGAAAGCCTCTTTCGTCTTACCTGGTGAACTCTTCTCCTCTCCTATCGTGTGGGGTCACACTGTAGTTGTAGGATGTCGGAATGACTACGTGTACTGCTTGGAACTGACTAGCAGGAAGGATTAACTAAAGCATCTCTGAGTACAATATGTCAAATGTTCTTACtggttaaatatgtaaatggCTATGTAACATGTATATAAAACGCTCTAAAATAATAGTAGCACTTTAGCACTATGTACTGGTATTGTACAgatgttaatatattattttgtcatatttCCTAAGATAGATTTCTAGTAGAGGTCGACCGTTTTgtcgatagttccagcaatcggttatcTCCAGAAATCCACGCAGATAATTTTTCCTGGTTGCGTCCGTTgagggagcggctgagaaggatctgctgtcattatacagtacgagagcagcCTCtggaggtgaaataaaaactatcactgacaaattttgttgttatttgaaatgatttttaaaaaatttagtttggatgtacagtactgtgcaaaagttttagccaccctaattttttttagtacaaactttgtaatagatgtttttttatattttatgacttctacattattgagtcagtacaaaaaaacattagatttccagcacaaaattaaaggttaaagaaaaatgtttgtatgtcgttaaagaaagcagcatattacataatagagatcacttttcagacaaaaaaaactcctaatgaaggctgctggattttgcttcAAAATAAGAAgtaagtgcgacagtcaaattCTCACGAAGAACCGTAGCTGGTTCTAGaacatgctcaataaaacttgcagctcatttccttataaaactgcactaattgtaccggagactactattgaaatttttttgtttcatttattactgtttactgttctttatggtattttttttaaatatatgtaaaaacatttaatttcattattttgaaggcatctttgctctacagcatttctttgcatgtgcctaaaacttttgtacagtattgtatatcctttaattactttaatatttattaatagttcatatatattatttctacattaatttcatgttaaaaagtacagtacattttcatggtacagtcagtaatgtttattatgaataaagttcagcaatattttactttgtgtgttttatgttttcattcagaatcaattttaaaaactatcagtTATCGGTTAACTGATaccggttatcggcaggtaggtACCGCCCGACTTAGTTATCGCTAAAATCCACTGTTGGTCGACCTTTAATTTCTATGCAAAAACAGACATTTCAACACAAGACATCAAACATCTGTctttagtgtttgtttgtttgttttttctagaGAATTCATTAAATTTATATTCCTTAAGAATCTTCTCTTCTTAAGAGTACCTTTTGTAAATGGAACCAAAAAAGTGCAATTACCAacaaactgcttttatttcaatGTTACATACAACACTGTTTTGACGCTACACGATTGCACACGaccaaattaaaaacaaagtgaCGGAACTCATAGATCTTCAAAGGAACACAGTGCAGTTCAGTCCACCTCTGTACATAGATACcta
This genomic interval carries:
- the aasdh gene encoding beta-alanine-activating enzyme isoform X4, producing MFLALSSGACLLMVPSAVKRMPSRLANVLFRRNATTILQSTPTLLRRFGGRVLQEEILSAGSSLRVLALGGEVCPSLFLLNSWKQAGNKTRIYNLYGTTEVSCWACCYKLPDSDLLSSDHMDSGSVPLGEPLMDTAVEVRDENGRLVTEGEGQVFIGGQERVCLLDNETMTAAMKGVMRATGDWVMVQNSNLYYLGRKDRLVKRHGQVLHLDALQQAMESLPQVEGVVVGLHKSSRLVAFVVPKIDTRTVSSEHSSTKDSEDSRVSSRALEMEVLQGLSQLVPNHSIPDTVLLVPALPLTNHGKVDMEKLMRMYERQREGSGKHTRTGDMETLRERLQALWKESLGLCDDGVVADDAHFMLSGGDSLQALRLFDYITVTMETASAGLLEVILDGSFSDVLKHITATHQNPIKTTGKRQPESSASVVPSKRYHTEVDSNFDPEVILPPVVSSERSTMRFVVVRRAGDVVFWDYLQENYQSAELSPLSISKPSLTTTNSSSGRATDIMHVSRDIPSGDGQSHHCNSGSGITLQPGITKDHQPLGLQVCWSSDTGRCVDASPVLLVGPERTTVFIGSHSHRLQALDQSNGEVVWERVLGDRLESSAAVSKCGTLVALGCYDGQVYFLSVDSGQTCWVFKTGDAVKSSPAVDSQTGLFIIGSHDGFVYALEPLVKRCVWKYYCGGGAVFSSPCVHSCPRRLYSATLRGQLHCLSPDSGKVLWTYSTDVPFFSSPSCSDSCVCIGSVNGHISALSHDGNVLWDFLTDGPVFSSPCLASLPPSVNQRTRSGAYDGCKTLSTACQAVFCGSHDCCVYCINPANGSLLWRFQTTGKVYSSPFVFDGSPWGIRTLVAVASTDGTLWVLDGEHGTLKASFVLPGELFSSPIVWGHTVVVGCRNDYVYCLELTSRKD